One region of Terriglobia bacterium genomic DNA includes:
- a CDS encoding DUF2156 domain-containing protein, translating to MIVSAATDFELARELVLAHSWNPIAYQILNPGIEHWFSTERDAVIGYVTCSRIRVVAGAPVCSPACTAQVVKEFESDAARSGERVCYFHVGPRFTLAIEHSAHHATAAIGAVPFWKPANWNFILKSHASLRYQINRARNKGVSVAEMPAQLAAESDDLRDIRRQWLGRKHLPPLHFLIEPDIFGQLRDRRLFVATRNVSGSTSANYGAPIMGYLLCSPMPNREGWLFEQWAHAARAPLGTSELLVHAAMSSFAAEDCRAVTMGMVPLSERVLSLGVPGPLWLRSLFRFMRLTANPLYNFKGLEFYKYKFRPDYSEPVFAVVNEGTFRPANVFAIARAFAGSPLQLFAWQTLKKLLQHLMG from the coding sequence GTGATTGTTTCCGCAGCCACAGACTTTGAACTCGCGCGCGAACTGGTGCTTGCGCATAGCTGGAACCCAATTGCTTATCAGATTTTAAATCCTGGAATTGAGCATTGGTTTAGCACGGAGCGAGATGCCGTCATCGGATACGTAACGTGCAGCCGTATACGCGTTGTTGCGGGCGCGCCTGTTTGCAGTCCCGCATGCACCGCACAGGTGGTGAAAGAGTTTGAGTCTGATGCCGCGCGCAGTGGTGAGCGCGTTTGTTACTTTCACGTCGGTCCGCGATTCACGCTCGCCATTGAACATTCCGCTCATCACGCCACAGCCGCTATTGGCGCGGTTCCTTTCTGGAAGCCGGCAAACTGGAATTTCATCTTGAAATCCCATGCATCGCTGCGCTACCAGATCAATCGGGCGCGAAATAAGGGTGTAAGCGTAGCGGAAATGCCGGCGCAACTTGCCGCGGAGTCTGACGATCTGAGAGACATCCGGCGGCAATGGCTGGGCCGCAAGCACCTGCCGCCACTGCATTTCCTTATTGAGCCAGATATATTCGGCCAGCTCCGGGACCGTCGTCTCTTTGTCGCGACGCGCAACGTTTCCGGCAGTACATCTGCTAACTATGGCGCGCCGATCATGGGTTATCTGCTGTGCTCGCCCATGCCGAATCGTGAAGGTTGGCTGTTTGAGCAGTGGGCACATGCTGCACGGGCGCCGCTCGGAACCAGTGAATTGCTGGTGCATGCTGCAATGTCCTCTTTCGCCGCCGAGGATTGCCGGGCCGTTACGATGGGCATGGTCCCGCTTTCAGAGCGTGTTCTTTCACTTGGAGTTCCCGGGCCGCTGTGGCTGCGATCTCTGTTTCGTTTTATGCGCCTCACCGCCAACCCTCTTTACAACTTCAAGGGACTGGAATTCTACAAATACAAATTCCGTCCTGATTATTCCGAGCCCGTTTTTGCCGTAGTGAACGAGGGAACTTTTCGGCCCGCCAATGTCTTCGCCATTGCGCGCGCGTTTGCCGGCAGTCCGCTGCAATTATTCGCCTGGCAAACTCTGAAGAAACTTCTTCAGCACCTGATGGGATGA